From the Scomber japonicus isolate fScoJap1 chromosome 8, fScoJap1.pri, whole genome shotgun sequence genome, the window agtagtagtagtatagtagtactagtagtagtagtgtagtactagcagtagtagtactgtagtactaccagtagtagtgtagtactagtagtagtactgtagtactagcagtagtagtactgtagtactagcagtagtagtactacagtattagtagtattagtactgcagGGGTAGTGGTTTTTAGGGATAGTGGTTTTTAGGTTGGTGGTTTTCCTGTGGAGGACGTTTGAGGACGGTTGAGGACggttgaggaagaggaagacgagCTGCAGACGTTGATAAACTGAGttggaaggaaaacagaaaacgAACTGCTGGAAAaactggaagaagaaaaaagaaaaaagaagaagaacagaaactGTGTCCGATGATAAAAGAAATAATATTAAGAAGAAGATGAGGTCATTCGTTGGGACTCTGGtttttgtctctctgctgtcGTCTGTCAGCTGTTCTCCGTCTCCTCGTCCTGCAGAAGAATGTTCCTCCATGTCCGTCCGTAAGTCTttaacccccctaacccccctaacccccccccccccccccgttatTATAGAGGACATGTTATTATAGAGGACATGTTATTATAGAGGACATGTGGacatgtctctgtgtctctgtgtctctgcaggtctTCGGGCGTTCAGGTTGAGGACTTCCTGTAACTTCACGACtctgaaggagcagcagctgcagcagatcCAGGCTCCGTCCACCACGTTCTACCTGCCGGTTCTGTACCTGGTGGCGTTCTGCGTGGGTCTCCCGTCCAACGCCGTGTCTCTGTGGGTTCTGCTGTTCAGGACGAAGCGTCTTCCGTCCACGACGTTGTTCATCAACCTCACCGCCGTCgactgcctgctgctgctggcgctGCCGTTCCGCATCGTGTACCACTTCCGGGGGAACCGCTGGGAGCTGGGCGAGCCGTTCTGCCGCGTCGTCACGGCGATGTTCTACGGCAACATGTACGGCTCGGTGTGGTGCCTGGCGCTGGTGGCTCTGGACCGCTACCTGGCGCTGGTCCACCCGTTCAGAGCCCGGACGCTCCGCGGCAGGAAGACGTCTCTGTACATGTCGGCGTCGGTCTGGTTGGTGGTCCTGGCGGCCGCGCTGCCGCTGCTGGCGTCGCGGCAGACCTACTTCCTGGACGAGCTGCAGATCACCACGTGCCACGACGCGCTGCCGCAGGACGAGCAGGAGAACTACTTCCTGCCGTACTTCGTCACCTTGTTCTCCGTCTGCTTCCTGCTGCCCTTCGGCGGGATCCTGTTCTGCCACGGCTCCGTGCTGCGCACCCTGGCGGCCGGGGGGAGGCGCTACCGTCACTCCGTCCAAGCGACGGTCCTGGTGCTGGTGGTGTTCGTCGTCTGTCTGTTGCCTAGcaacatcctcctcctcctcacgtACGCCGACAGCTCGCTGGACGGAGACGGCGAGGACCTCTACGTGCCGTATATGGTTAGCTTAGCGGTTAGCGCCTTCAACAGCTGCATCGACCCGTTCATCTTCTACTACATTTCCACCGAGTTCAGGATCAAAGCAGCAGCCGCTCTGTGTTGCCACGGCGACGCAGGAGATCTGTGTTGCCACGGCGACGCCGAGGACAAACCATCCTCTCAGGGACacaattcatcatcatcaggactcaggtcaaaggtcaccctGCTGTCCATCACCAGCCAGCGTAAGGAGGGGGGGCAATGTGAGGGGGGGCAATGTGAGGGGGGGCAATGTGAGGGGGGGCAATGTGAAGGGGGGGCAATGTGAGGGAGGGGCAATGTGAGGGGGGGCAATGTGAGGGAGGGGCAATGTGAGGGGGGGCAATGTGAGGGGGGGCAATGTGAGGGGGGGCAATGtgagctgtcactcaaacatgtTATCAATaaactgatcatgtgactgcaaaaaaatgatgtgtgtatatgtgtgtgtgtatatgtgtgtgtgtgtgtgtgtgtgtgtttgtgtgtgtgtatgtgtgtgtgtgtgtgtgtgtgtgtgtgtgtgtgtgtgtgtgtgtgtgtgtgtgtgtatgtgtgtgtgtgtgtgtgtgtgtgtgtgtgtgtgtgtgtgtgtgtgtatgtgtgtgtgtgtgtgtgtgtgtgtgtgtgtgtgtgtgtattaaacatATGAAGGCTGAACTGATGATTGACTTTTATAAAAAGCtaagtttaataaaagtttaattataataaaatctgCAGCAGTTTTCTGTTTGAACAGTTTTCTGTCTCACATGACGTCAGCTGTTCCTAAAATCATCCCAACCCTGGAGAACCCTGGAGAACCCTGGAGAACCCTGGAGAACCCGAACCCGAACCCGAACCCAGCTCAGAGAGATCTCACACTGCTCCTGTTAGGACACGATACAAGAACTCCAGGATTCAAGGATTCAAGGAGCTtccttgggttagggttaggggttgggttagggttgggggggttagggttagggttaggggttgggttagggttaggggttgggttagggttgggggggtttagggttgggggggttagggttagggtttcgggggggttagggttgggggggggttagggttaggggttggggttggggggggttagggttggggggttagggttgggggggggttagggttaggggttggggttggggggggttagggttgggggggttagggttagggttgggggggttagggttggggggttagggtttggtTGTTCTGAGACATGTAGAGATCATTGTGTTAACATTGTTATCATAGTTATTgtgtaaccatgacaacccAGACATCCATTAAACACGTTAAAGTGACAACAATCAGTGTTGGGCAAGTTACTTGAAGTTTGTAATTAATTACTgattacatattatttattatttattgtaaaagTAATTAATCAGTAACACAAGAAACTCATGACTTCACTTCCTCCTGTGGCAGCTGGTCGGGTTCGGCTGCCAGAATCCATTATTAGTTATTTAAACAGGAATTTAAAAGAATgaagcagaaacacagcagactgaaataagacaaaagagaataaagaaggaaaatgtGTTGAAAGATATAAATGAAGAGTCTAAAACTCCCTGAGAGTCTGCTgactttacacattttattcagacatcatgaaaaacactgaaaacatctTCATGATGTTCAAAGACTCACACTAACCCTCCTGAACAGGCTGCTGTTGTAGTTTGTCACTTCCGGCTGCACTGACCCtacaaaataaatctaaatatttgtctttaataacgttctgtatttattttattgtgaagggtTAGGATTATTTCCGTTTCGTGACGTCACATTACCGTGACGCCGCGGCGGTAAACAGTGTGACGTCACATTACCGGGACGCTGCCGGTTATGGAGGGACGAAGGTGAAGTGATCAGCTCGAGCCCCGAGAACAGGTGACCCCGGCTGCTGACGTCACTTAGGTAAGTTAATGGCCGCGCGTGCGGCTATTATACTGATCAGCGCGTGCAGGTGTTATACTGAGCAGCGCGTGCGACTGTTATACTGAGCAGCGCGTGCCACTGTTATACTGAGCAGCGCGTGCAGgtgttataatatatttaaaccGTAACCCTCTGATCCGGGTTCCCGGATGGCAGATCTGGGTCACAATTAGCTGCACGTGCTgttataataacataaacataaacatattaaaCCACATATAGAATAAGTGCTTTAATATACTCTACTAGCAGATTCCATCCCATAATagtaaccagctgttttaggtgaAGTAACCAGCTGTTTTTAGGTGTagtaaccagctgttttaggtgaggtaaccagctgttttaggtgtagtaaccagctgttttaggtgaggtaaccagctgttttaggtgaagtaaccagctgttttaggtgtagcaaccagctgttttaggtgaagtaaccagctgttttaggtgaagtaaccagctgttttaggtgtagcaaccagctgttttaggtgaagtaaccagctgttttaggtgaggtaaccagctgttttaggtgtagcaaccagctgttttaggtgaagtaaccagctgttttaggtgtagtaaccagctgttttaggtgtagcaaccagctgttttaggtgaggtaaccagctgttttaggtgtagcaaccagctgttttaggtgtagtaaccagctgttttaggtgaggtaaccagctgttttaggtgtagtaaccagctgttttaggtgaagtaaccagctgttttaggtgtagtaaccagctgttttaggtgaggtaaccagctgttttaggtgtagtaaccagctgttttaggtgaagtaagcagctgttttaggtcaggtaaccagctgttttaggtgtagtaaccagctgttttaggtgaagtaaccagctgttttaggtgaagtaaccagctgttttaggtcaggtaaccagctgttttaggtgaggtaaccagctgttttaggtgtagtaaccagctgttttaggtgaagtaagcagctgttttaggtcaggtaaccagctgttttaggtgaggtaaccagctgttttaggtcaggtaaccagctgttttaggtcaggtaaccagctgttttaagtgaagtaaccagctgttttaggtgaagtaaccagctgttttaagtgaagtaaccagctgttttaggtgtagtaaccagctgttttaagtgaagtaaccagctgttttaggtgtagtaaccagctgttttaggtgaagtaaccagctgttttaggtgaggtaaccagctgttttaggtgtagtaaccagctgttttaggtgaggtaaccagctgttttaggtgaagtaaccagctgttttaggtgtagtaaccagctgttttaagtcaggtaaccagctgttttaagtcaggtaaccagctgttttaggtgaggtaaccagctgttttaggtgaggtaaccagctgttttaggtgaggtaaccagctgttttaggtgaagtaaccagctgtttttggtgaggtaaccagctgttttaggtgaagtaaccagctgttttaggtgaggtaaccagctgttttaggtgaggtaaccagctgttttaggtgaagtaaccagctgttttaggtgaggtaaccagctgttttaggtgaagtaaccagctgttttaggtgaggtaaccagctgttttaggtgaggtaaccagctgttttaggtcaggtaaccagctgttttaggtgaagtaaccagctgttttaggtcaggtaaccagctgttttaggtgaagtaaccagctgttttaggtgaggtaaccagctgttttaggtgaggtaaccagctgttttaggtgaggtaaccagctgttttaggtcaggtaaccagctgttttaggtgtagtaaccagctgttttaggtgaggtaaccagctgttttaggttaggtaaccagctgttttaggtgaggtaaccagctgttttaggtgaagtaaccagctgttttaggtgaggtaaccagctgttttaggtgtagtaaccagctgttttaggtgaggtaaccagctgttttaggtgaggtaaccagctgttttaggtgtAGTAACCAGGTGTTACAGTTTACTTGTGAATTGCTCTTCTTCGTGTCAGGAGGGGGGGGCACCATGCTCAGAGTCGGGGGGTATCGTGTCCTGCAGCTGTCAGGACGACGTGTCTGCTCTGCTGCGTTGGTCAGGAGGATCGTTCCTCACAGCTGTGGCCTCAGGTCACCTGTGCGCTCGGTGTCAGGTGGTGGAGATGCTGCGACACCTGTTGGTACCGGTTGGTACGGCAGCGCGGTAGACTCTGCGCCGGTGCACCTGGCCGAAGACTTCCTGGTTAACCTGCAGCAAGTGAGCGGTCTGCCGTGGTGGCTGAGCATCGTGGCCGGCACGCTGTCTGTCAGGACGCTCGTCACTCTGCCGCTCGCCGCCTACCAGATGGTCATCATCTCCAAGGTGAGTCTGCGTCTGCAGCTACAGACGTGACGGCTCACATGAGGAATAACATTACAtgtaaaatacaaatgaaataaattaaaagacataaaacatgagaaaaataataataaaataaaaacaataaaataaagtcaacgtctttttatttgcttttaaatctttaaatggtctggccCCGCTCTACGCTGCTGGGGGTGgagcctcaggtcagctgatccgcctcaggtcagctgatccgCCTCGGGTCAGCTGCTCCGCCTCGCGTCAGCTGATCCGCCTCGGGTCAGCTGCTCCGCCTCGGGTCAGCTGATCCGCCTCGGGTCAGCTGATCCGCCTCGGGTCAGCTGCTCCGCCTCGGGTCAGCTGATCCGCCTCGGGTCAGCTGATCCGCCTCGGGTCAGCTGCTCCGCCTCGGGTCAGCTGATCCGCCTCGGGTCAGCTGCTCCGCCTCGGGTCAGCTGATCCGCCTCAGGTCTGATTATATGTAATTTTATTCCTCAtgtcatcttttatttattcttctgtacAGTACTTTGGTCCATAGTAACCTCTatggtaaccatagtaacctccaggtaaccatagtaacctccaggtaaccatagtaacctcTATGGTAACGTGCAGGTGGAGTCGCTGCAGTCGGAGATCTCGGAGCTGGCGAAGAGGCTCCGATACGAAGTGTCAGTCCGAGCTCGAGAGAAAAACTGGACCGAGAAGCAGAGCCGGTAACCTGACCCTTAATGACCCTTAATGACCCTTAATGACCCCTGACCCTTACTGACCCCTGACCCTTACTGACCCTTACTGACCCTTAATGACCCCTTACTGATCCCTGACCCTTAATGACCCTTACTGACCCTTAATGACCCTTAATGACCCTTACTGACCCTCACTGACCCTCATGGACCCTAAATGACCCTTAATGACCCCTTACTGACCCCTGACCCTTAATGACCCTTAATGACCCTTACTGACCCCTGACCCTTAATGACCCTTACTGACCCTTAACGACCCCTTACTGACCCCTTACTGACCCTTAATGACCCCTTAATGACCCCTTACTGACCCTTAATGACCCCTTATTGACCCCTTAATGACCCTTACTGACCCTTAATGACCCTTACTGACCCTTAATGACCCCTTACTGACCCCTTACTGACCCTTAATGACCCTTACTGACCCCTGACCCTTAATGACCCTTACTGACCCTTAATGACCCTTACTGACCCTTAATGACCCTTACTGACCCCTGACCCTTAATGACCCTTACTGACCCTTAACGACCCCTTACTGACCCCTTACTGACCCTTAATGACCCCTTAATGACCCCTTACTGACCCTTAATGACCCCTTATTGACCCCTTAATGACCCTTACTGACCCTTAATGATCCTTACTGACCCTTACTGACCCTTACTGACCCCTTACTGACCCTTAATGACCCTTAATGACCCTTAATGATCCTTACTGACCCTTACTGACCCCTTACTGACCCCTTACTGACCCTTACTGACCCCTTACTGACCCTTAATGATCCTTACTGACCCTTAATGATCCTTACTGACCCTTACTGACCCTTACTGACCCCTTACTGACCCTTACTGACCCCTTACTGACCCTTAATGATCCTTACTGACCCTTAATGACCCTTACTGACCCCTTACTGACCCTTACTGACCCTTACTGACCCTTAATGACCCTTACTGACCCTTACTGACCCTTAATGACCCTTACTGACCCTTAATGACCCTTACTGACCCTTATTGACCCTTACTGACCCTTAATGACCCTTAATGACCCTTACTGACCCTTACTGACCCTTACTGACCCTTATTGACCCTTACTGACCCTTACTGACCCCTTAATGACCCTTACTGGCCCTTACTGACCCTTAATGACCCTTAATGACCCTTATTGACCCTTACTGACCCTTAATGACCCTTATTGACCCTTAATGACCCCTTACTGACCCTTACTGACCCTTAATGACCCCTTAATGACCCTTACTGACCCCTTACTGACCCTTACTGACCCTtactgacccctgaccccttaATGACCTTTAATGACCTTTAATGAACCCTTAATGAACCCTTAATGTCCCTTAATGACCCTTACTGACCCTTACTGACCCCTTACTGACCCCTTACTGACCCTTAATGACCCCTTACTGACCCTTACTGACCCCTTACTGACCCTTAATGATCCTTACTGACCCTTAATGACCCCTGACCCCCTTAATGACCCCTTA encodes:
- the si:ch211-132p1.2 gene encoding proteinase-activated receptor 4 — encoded protein: MWSVKVEYFLFVKVEYFLFVKVEYFLSSHFSLRGSNKPYKELFFIPEEIKNPKLRRNRFTGSDLIRMRSGTPTCSPSPRPAEECSSMSVRLRAFRLRTSCNFTTLKEQQLQQIQAPSTTFYLPVLYLVAFCVGLPSNAVSLWVLLFRTKRLPSTTLFINLTAVDCLLLLALPFRIVYHFRGNRWELGEPFCRVVTAMFYGNMYGSVWCLALVALDRYLALVHPFRARTLRGRKTSLYMSASVWLVVLAAALPLLASRQTYFLDELQITTCHDALPQDEQENYFLPYFVTLFSVCFLLPFGGILFCHGSVLRTLAAGGRRYRHSVQATVLVLVVFVVCLLPSNILLLLTYADSSLDGDGEDLYVPYMVSLAVSAFNSCIDPFIFYYISTEFRIKAAAALCCHGDAGDLCCHGDAEDKPSSQGHNSSSSGLRSKVTLLSITSQQPWRTLENPGEPEPEPEPSSERSHTAPVRTRYKNSRIQGFKELPWDYFRFVTSHYRDAAAVNSVTSHYRDAAGYGGTKVK